The Microcebus murinus isolate Inina chromosome 28, M.murinus_Inina_mat1.0, whole genome shotgun sequence genome has a segment encoding these proteins:
- the GPRIN1 gene encoding G protein-regulated inducer of neurite outgrowth 1 has protein sequence MGSAEDPAWLQLLRKDSSAPGPWPTALCCPQDGSLGDGGPAMKDCCPSPQKASPAPPRHTPDQSPGMDSRHRSPGGAGEGASYPEGPGGSLACPSPTCISPQGAASKETLGAHGAPVTGTLETTLSGKPEPVSSVKTHPTSSEDRNPVFLEKTDSKSSEQAASTSVGKADTGSSGKAESAVWGKGGPGAPGKPDPVTPGKEDLGSLGTTDPVCKVDTMSPRKEDPVSSGKAASEFPRKEEPRHSRKEPPVSAEKPGPASVGKPDLLSLGKRDPEPSGQWDPTSLGDTDSAGTVEAGPGRPGQLARGPPGNAEPERPGATAPGASGREVPAGLGTAGPASVGNVETAASSTKEDAGFLGTPEPDSSAERGPVSTGTTKPGSAGHADATSRKTHPAPSKNVDRLSSDEVGPACLGKPDPRSPGKPEPSPPGQAECVSVRKTEMSVSSGKEDLVSSRREDPTSVGNVKTFPSEKENPGSSGKTEPVPAAPGSPKSLGAAAPPSAVPAAAGTGGKGDPLWGKAGPVASRKVGPTASGKAGGLASAGKPDPVGRGKADAVPSGDLDSSMSAGTVVSAAPGKAVLVSSGKADPVSSGTAGASPGGKGAALPLEEENPASPTGDPRASGAAEPRSGAAAERKLPAQEAAASRGAEAVSLQKELPQAAEKVDPGSSSRADTGAPGKGEPGSPGQADSASPRKTEPQSLGRVAPLSLARSIPSSRQSDGKPCGSALSPEGAGSSKDHVEPEPEPAPSAAAKASTLGQKDLAVTGAEQTPRPEAAPGQRTRDNFTKAPSWEASAPPPPREDAGTQAGAQPCVSVAVSPMSPQDDAGAPAFSFQAAPRAPSPAPGPPSRRDAGLQVSLGAAETRSVATGPMTPQAAAPPAFPEVRVRPGSALAAAVAPPEAAEPVRDVSWDEKGMTWEVYGASMEVEVLGMAIQKHLERQIEEHGRQGAPAPPPAARAGPGRVGSVRAAPPDGANKRPPGLFRALLQSVRRPRCCSRAGPTAE, from the coding sequence ATGGGCAGTGCTGAAGACCCAGCCTGGCTCCAGCTGCTTCGAAAGGACTCCAGTGCCCCGGGACCCTGGCCCACAGCCCTCTGctgcccacaggatgggagcctgGGGGATGGGGGCCCGGCCATGAAGGactgctgcccctccccgcaaaaGGCCAGCCCTGCACCCCCCAGGCACACCCCTGACCAAAGCCCAGGCATGGACTCCAGACACAGAAGTCCCGGTGGAGCTGGGGAAGGGGCCTCCTACCCTGAGGGCCCTGGCGGGAGCTTGGCCTGCCCCTCCCCAACCTGTATCTCTCCCCAGGGGGCAGCCTCCAAGGAGACATTGGGGGCACATGGAGCCCCCGTCACAGGGACACTAGAAACCACCTTGTCTGGGAAGCCAGAGCCTGTGTCCTCCGTGAAAACTCATCCCACATCCTCAGAGGACAGAAATCCTGTGTTCTTGGAGAAGACGGATTCCAAGTCCTCGGAGCAGGCGGCGTCCACATCCGTGGGAAAGGCAGACACGGGGTCCTCGGGGAAGGCAGAGTCTGCGGTCTGGGGCAAAGGGGGTCCTGGGGCTCCCGGGAAGCCGGACCCTGTGACCCCAGGAAAGGAAGATCTTGGATCCTTGGGGACAACAGATCCTGTGTGCAAGGTGGATACAATGTCCCCAAGGAAGGAGGATCCTGTGTCCTCAGGCAAAGCGGCTTCTGAGTTCCCAAGAAAGGAGGAGCCCAGGCATTCCAGAAAAGAACCTCCCGTGTCCGCAGAAAAGCCGGGCCCTGCATCTGTGGGCAAACCAGATCTCCTGTCCTTGGGAAAGAGAGATCCTGAGCCTTCAGGACAGTGGGATCCGACGTCCTTGGGAGACACGGACTCTGCGGGCACGGTagaggcagggcctgggcggCCGGGGCAGCTGGCTCGCGGGCCGCCGGGCAATGCCGAGCCTGAACGCCCCGGAGCAACGGCGCCTGGGGCCTCGGGAAGGGAGGTCCCCGCAGGCTTGGGGACGGCAGGACCGGCGTCTGTGGGAAACGTGGAGACTGCTGCATCCTCCACAAAAGAGGACGCTGGGTTCCTAGGAACGCCAGAGCCCGACTCCTCAGCCGAGCGGGGCCCCGTGTCTACGGGAACGACAAAACCCGGGTCTGCTGGACACGCAGATGCCACGTCAAGAAAGACACACCCCGCACCTTCGAAAAACGTGGACCGCCTGTCTTCGGACGAGGTGGGTCCGGCCTGCTTGGGGAAGCCGGATCCCAGGTCCCCGGGGAAGCCGGAGCCCTCGCCCCCTGGGCAGGCGGAATGTGTCTCTGTCAGAAAGACAGAGATGTCGGTGTCCTCAGGCAAAGAGGACCTGGTGTCCTCCAGAAGGGAGGATCCCACGTCTGTGGGAAACGTAAAAACATTTCCGTCTGAGAAAGAGAATCCTGGCTCTTCAGGAAAGACAGAGCCTGTGCCCGCAGCCCCGGGGAGCCCCAAGTCCCTGGGGGCGGCAGCGCCCCCGTCGGCAGTGCCAGCGGCGGCAGGGACGGGCGGGAAAGGAGACCCGCTGTGGGGGAAGGCAGGTCCTGTGGCCTCCAGGAAGGTGGGCCCCACAGCCTCGGGGAAGGCTGGTGGCCTGGCCTCGGCGGGCAAGCCGGACCCTGTGGGCAGGGGAAAGGCAGACGCTGTCCCCTCTGGGGACCTGGACTCCTCCATGTCTGCAGGTACAGTCGTCTCCGCTGCTCCAGGAAAAGCAGTCCTGGTGTCCTCGGGGAAGGCGGATCCAGTGTCCTCGGGGACAGCAGGAGCCAGCCCAGGGGGGAAGGGGGCTGCTCTGCCGCTGGAGGAGGAGAACCCTGCGAGCCCCACAGGAGATCCCCGGGCCTCCGGGGCGGCAGAGCCCAGGTCTGGGGCCGCAGCAGAAAGGAAGCTCCCTGCGCAAGAGGCTGCAGCGTCCAGAGGAGCAGAGGCTGTGTCTCTGCAAAAGGAGCTGCCTCAAGCTGCAGAGAAGGTGGATCCTGGATCCTCAAGCAGAGCAGACACCGGTGCCCCTGGGAAGGGAGAGCCAGGCTCCCCGGGGCAGGCTGACTCTGCATCTCCCAGAAAAACAGAGCCCCAGTCCTTGGGCAGGGTGGCCCCCCTGAGTCTGGCCAGgtccatcccctcctccaggcAGTCCGATGGCAAACCCTGCGGTTCAGCCCTGTCTCCCGAGGGTGCGGGGAGCAGCAAGGACCACGTGGAGCCAGAGCCGGAGCCCGCACCCAGCGCCGCCGCCAAGGcctccaccctgggccagaaggaccTGGCAGTCACTGGGGCCGAGCAAACGCCCCGCCCAGAGGCCGCGCCCGGGCAGCGGACTCGGGACAACTTCACCAAGGCGCCGTCGTGGGAAGCGagcgccccgccccctccgcgcGAGGACGCGGGCACTCAGGCGGGCGCGCAGCCCTGCGTCTCGGTGGCCGTGAGCCCCATGTCTCCGCAGGACGACGCGGGGGCCCCGGCTTTCAGTTTCCAGGCGGCGCCCCGTGCGCCCAGCCCGGCGCCCGGGCCGCCCTCGCGCCGCGACGCGGGCCTGCAGGTGTCGCTGGGCGCCGCCGAGACGCGCTCCGTGGCCACCGGGCCCATGACGCCGCAGGCCGCCGCGCCGCCCGCCTTCCCCGAGGTGCGGGTGCGGCCCGGCTCGGCGCTCGCGGCCGCCGTGGCACCCCCGGAGGCAGCCGAGCCCGTGCGCGACGTGAGCTGGGACGAGAAGGGCATGACGTGGGAGGTGTACGGCGCCTCCATGGAAGTGGAGGTGCTGGGCATGGCCATCCAGAAGCATCTGGAGCGACAGATCGAGGAGCACGGCCGCCAAGgggcgcccgcgccgccgcccgccgcccgagCGGGCCCAGGGCGCGTGGGCTCGGTGCGCGCCGCGCCCCCCGACGGCGCCAACAAGCGCCCGCCTGGCCTCTTCCGCGCGCTGCTGCAGAGCGTGCGCCGGCCGCGGTGCTGCTCGCGGGCGGGACCCACGGCCGAGTGA